A DNA window from Malus domestica chromosome 12, GDT2T_hap1 contains the following coding sequences:
- the LOC103449520 gene encoding 2-Cys peroxiredoxin BAS1, chloroplastic-like, with amino-acid sequence MAASTAALISSVPSRAFSSTKSTPLVAAFSKPISQTLNFPKSIHGLRLPRVAHSASLPRGDSHTRKSFIVKASAGELPLVGNVAPDFEAEAVFDQEFVNVKLSEYIGKKYVILFFYPLDFTFVCPTEITAFSDRHAEFAELNTEILGVSVDSVFSHLAWVQTDRKSGGLGDLNYPLISDVTKSISKSYGVLIPDQGITLRGLFIIDKEGVIQHSTINNLAIGRSVDETKRTLQALQYVQDNPDEVCPAGWKPGEKSMKPDPKGSKEYFSAI; translated from the exons ATGGCTGCCTCCACCGCCGCCCTCATCTCCTCCGTCCCCTCCCGCGCTTTCTCCTCCACCAAATCCACCCCTCTCGTCGCCGCCTTCTCCAAACCTATCTCCCAAACCCTAAACTTCCCCAAATCCATCCACGGCCTCCGCCTCCCGCGCGTCGCCCATTCTGCCTCCCTCCCCCGCGGCGACTCCCACACCCGCAAGTCCTTCATCGTCAAAGCCTCCGCCGGCGAGCTTCCCCTCGTCGGAAATGTTGCTCCTGATTTCGAAGCCGAGGCTGTTTTCGACCAAGAATTCGTCAAT GTCAAGCTCTCTGAGTACATTGGGAAGAAGTATGTGATTCTCTTTTTCTACCCATTGGACTTCACATTTGTTTGTCCTACAG AAATCACCGCTTTCAGTGACCGTCACGCAGAGTTTGCGGAGCTCAACACAGAAATCTTGGGTGTTTCAGTTGACAGTGTG TTTTCCCACCTTGCATGGGTCCAAACCGATAGGAAGTCTGGCGGTCTTGGTGACTTGAACTATCCATTGATCTCCGATGTCACCAAGTCAATTTCAAAATCGTATGGTGTGCTGATCCCAGATCAG GGAATCACTTTGAGAGGACTCTTCATTATTGACAAGGAAGGCGTCATTCAACACTCCACCATTAACAATCTTGCCATTGGCCGTAGTGTGGATGAGACTAAGAGAACGCTCCAG GCCTTGCAGTACGTGCAGGACAATCCCGATGAAGTTTGCCCTGCAGGGTGGAAGCCCGGGGAGAAGTCCATGAAGCCAGACCCCAAGGGCAGCAAAGAGTACTTCTCCGCAATATAG
- the LOC103449521 gene encoding uncharacterized protein, which yields MEGVLHSSTLTLPITCHHISKTQILKTANHNPTQRPMLMISTFPATLGTKTSTKFSTILAAAAVQPSQPLDLTEDNIRQVLADARVEFGQLFDTSVGMTGQVDLAELDGPFVKISLKGRFWHERSVVLARLANYLKQRIPEILEVDIEDEKQLDDSPANF from the exons ATGGAAGGAGTTCTGCATTCTTCAACACTAACCCTTCCCATTACCTGTCATCATATCTCCAAAACCCAGATCCTGAAAACAGCCAACCACAACCCCACGCAAAGGCCAATGCTAATGATCTCCACGTTCCCAGCAACACTGGGAACCAAAACTAGCACGAAATTCTCAACAATATTGGCAGCAGCAGCGGTTCAGCCTTCGCAGCCTCTCGATCTAACGGAAGACAATATTCGACAGGTCTTAGCCGATGCAAGGGTTGAATTCGGGCAGCTCTTCGACACTTCAGTTGGCATGACAG GACAAGTAGACCTTGCTGAACTTGACGGACCCTTTGTGAAGATCAGTCTGAAAGGCCGGTTTTGGCACGAACGGAGCGTGGTTCTGGCTAGACTGGCCAATTATCTCAAGCAGAGGATCCCT GAAATTTTAGAGGTTGATATAGAAGATGAGAAGCAATTGGATGACAGCCCTGCAAACTTTTAG